In a single window of the Pseudomonas sp. B21-015 genome:
- a CDS encoding alpha/beta hydrolase, with the protein MSTLSKVLTGTLLALSINSAFASDGVEHHTQAFLDVLNAGTGKPMEQLSPADARAVLVGAQAGVKLTLPKADVREKTIQVDGQPISLTIVRPAGVKAELPVFMFFHGGGWVLGDFPTHERLVRDLVTGSGAAAVFVNYTPSPEAHYPVAINQAYAATKWVAEHGKEINVDGKRLAVAGNSVGGNMAAVVALMAKDKGTPVIRFQVLLWPVTDASFETASYNQFAEGHFLTKNMMKWFWDNYTTDAKQRNEIYASPLRATTTQLKGLPPALVQTASADVLRDEGEAYARKLDEAGVPVTAVRYNGMIHDYGLLNVVSQVPAVRSAMLQASEELKQHLK; encoded by the coding sequence GTGAGCACTTTGAGCAAAGTATTGACCGGCACCCTTCTCGCCCTGTCCATCAACAGCGCGTTTGCAAGCGACGGGGTTGAACACCACACCCAGGCGTTCCTCGACGTGTTGAATGCTGGCACCGGCAAACCGATGGAACAGCTCAGCCCTGCCGATGCCCGTGCGGTATTGGTGGGTGCGCAGGCCGGGGTGAAGCTGACGCTGCCAAAAGCCGATGTCCGTGAGAAGACCATCCAGGTCGACGGCCAACCGATCAGCCTGACCATCGTTCGGCCGGCCGGGGTCAAGGCCGAGCTGCCAGTGTTCATGTTCTTCCACGGCGGTGGCTGGGTGCTGGGGGACTTCCCGACCCACGAACGGCTGGTGCGGGACCTGGTGACGGGTTCGGGCGCGGCGGCGGTGTTCGTCAATTACACCCCGTCGCCGGAGGCGCATTACCCGGTGGCGATCAACCAGGCCTACGCCGCGACGAAGTGGGTGGCCGAGCACGGTAAAGAGATCAACGTCGACGGCAAACGCCTGGCCGTGGCCGGCAACAGCGTCGGCGGCAACATGGCGGCCGTGGTTGCCCTGATGGCCAAAGACAAGGGCACGCCGGTGATCAGGTTCCAGGTGTTGTTGTGGCCAGTGACTGACGCCAGCTTTGAAACGGCGTCCTATAACCAGTTCGCCGAGGGGCATTTCCTCACCAAAAACATGATGAAGTGGTTCTGGGACAACTACACCACTGATGCCAAACAGCGGAACGAGATCTACGCCTCACCGCTGCGGGCAACCACCACGCAACTCAAGGGTCTGCCACCCGCTCTGGTGCAGACGGCCAGCGCCGATGTTTTGCGCGATGAAGGTGAAGCTTACGCCCGCAAACTCGACGAGGCTGGCGTACCAGTCACCGCGGTTCGCTACAACGGCATGATCCACGACTACGGTTTGCTCAACGTGGTGAGCCAGGTGCCCGCGGTGCGTTCGGCGATGCTTCAAGCGTCCGAAGAGCTCAAGCAACACTTGAAATAA
- a CDS encoding organic hydroperoxide resistance protein: MQTLYTAIATSTGGRDGRAISSDNVLDVKLATPKELGGAGGAATNPEQLFAAGYSACFIGALKFVASQTKRKIPDDASITAHVGIGQIPGGFGLDIDLHISLPGLEQADAQSLVEAAHQVCPYSNATRGNVDVRLHVTV, from the coding sequence ATGCAAACGCTCTATACCGCAATCGCAACCTCCACCGGCGGCCGTGACGGTCGTGCAATCTCCAGCGACAACGTCCTCGACGTCAAACTCGCTACCCCGAAAGAACTCGGTGGTGCCGGCGGCGCGGCGACCAACCCTGAACAACTGTTTGCCGCCGGTTACTCCGCTTGCTTCATCGGCGCACTGAAATTCGTCGCCAGCCAGACCAAACGCAAAATCCCGGACGACGCCTCGATCACCGCCCATGTCGGCATCGGCCAGATCCCTGGCGGTTTCGGTCTGGACATCGACTTGCACATCAGCCTGCCGGGTCTTGAACAAGCCGACGCACAAAGCCTGGTCGAAGCCGCCCATCAGGTCTGCCCGTACTCCAACGCCACCCGTGGCAACGTCGATGTGCGCCTGCACGTTACCGTCTAA
- a CDS encoding MarR family winged helix-turn-helix transcriptional regulator → MNTERNNPDNCDDLLLDNQVCFALHSTSLLMTKVYKPLLQALGLTYPQYLAMMVLWEKDGLTVGEISTRLLTDPGSLTPLLKRLEAEGLLSRTRSREDERVVIVELTEQGHALRDKARGIPQCILGASGQTLEQLKKLQADLQALRNHLQDSL, encoded by the coding sequence ATGAACACCGAGCGCAACAACCCGGACAACTGTGACGACCTGCTGCTGGACAATCAGGTCTGCTTCGCCCTGCACTCCACCTCGCTGCTGATGACCAAGGTCTACAAGCCGCTGCTGCAAGCGCTGGGCCTGACGTATCCGCAGTACCTGGCGATGATGGTGTTGTGGGAAAAGGATGGGTTGACGGTCGGCGAAATCAGCACCCGGCTGTTGACCGATCCTGGCTCCCTCACCCCGTTGCTCAAGCGCCTGGAAGCCGAAGGCCTGCTGAGCCGCACCCGCAGCCGTGAAGACGAACGGGTGGTGATTGTCGAGCTCACCGAGCAAGGCCATGCGTTGCGAGACAAGGCCCGTGGCATTCCCCAGTGCATTCTCGGTGCCAGCGGACAAACACTGGAACAGTTGAAGAAGCTGCAAGCGGATCTTCAAGCGCTGCGCAATCACCTGCAAGACAGCCTCTAA
- a CDS encoding LysR family transcriptional regulator, whose product MNPNQLTEQLGLFLDVLESGSFSAASRRHPLTPSAVARRIDSLESAVGSQLFIRSTHAVRATPAGLAFAERARRIVAELRLARAEAVSLSNAPEGLIRVDAPAAFGRRHLAPAIADFLTFYPGLDVQLHLIDSFVDMQGSNLGKVDLVLRAGQMADTRLVATPLASMVRIACASPDYLQRRGVPTDPAQLVDHDGLDWEGLAPPFAWRFERDGQMHLHRPARIRMSANNAEALVCGALAGLGIAHLPTWLASEYLLRGELLPLFCENGLPKPESTGIYALRLEQQPSSRSRLLLEYLKTRFSPIPPWDLALQTNLDRH is encoded by the coding sequence ATGAATCCCAATCAATTGACTGAACAACTCGGCCTGTTTCTCGATGTGCTGGAAAGTGGCAGCTTTTCCGCCGCGTCCCGCCGCCATCCACTGACGCCATCGGCGGTGGCGCGACGCATCGACAGCCTGGAAAGCGCCGTTGGCAGCCAGTTGTTCATTCGCAGCACCCACGCGGTACGGGCTACTCCGGCCGGTTTGGCCTTTGCCGAGCGCGCGCGGCGGATCGTCGCAGAACTGCGGCTGGCCCGGGCGGAAGCGGTGTCCCTGAGCAACGCGCCGGAAGGCTTGATTCGGGTTGACGCACCGGCAGCGTTCGGACGACGACACCTGGCGCCGGCGATTGCCGATTTCCTGACGTTTTACCCAGGGCTCGACGTGCAATTGCACCTGATCGACAGCTTTGTCGACATGCAGGGCTCGAACCTGGGCAAGGTCGATCTGGTGCTGCGTGCCGGGCAAATGGCCGACACTCGGCTGGTGGCCACCCCGCTGGCGAGCATGGTGCGCATCGCCTGCGCCAGCCCCGATTATCTGCAACGCCGTGGGGTGCCGACCGATCCGGCGCAGTTGGTCGACCACGATGGTCTCGACTGGGAAGGCTTGGCTCCGCCGTTCGCCTGGCGCTTCGAGCGGGACGGGCAGATGCACTTGCACCGGCCTGCACGAATCCGCATGAGCGCCAACAATGCCGAGGCGCTGGTCTGCGGCGCACTGGCCGGGTTGGGCATCGCGCACCTGCCGACCTGGCTGGCCAGCGAATACTTATTACGCGGCGAACTGCTGCCGCTGTTCTGCGAAAACGGCCTGCCAAAACCGGAAAGCACCGGCATTTATGCGTTGCGCCTGGAGCAGCAACCCAGTTCGCGCAGCCGCTTGTTGCTGGAATACCTGAAGACCCGTTTCAGCCCCATCCCACCGTGGGATCTGGCGCTGCAAACCAATCTGGACCGCCACTAG
- a CDS encoding sulfite exporter TauE/SafE family protein, with amino-acid sequence MYLVFGAALGTLGGLFGIGGGLVAIPLLGVWCGLDQQIAQGTALVMVVPNVMLALWRYHQRNRIELRHALPLASMGFCFAWIGSIWAVGIDAQTMRLGFVAFLIALSAYNLMRMFTTNAPASSQMRYSWPWLGVLGAASGTMGGLFGVGGAVVATPVLTSLFGTTQVVAQGLSLALALPSTGVTLMTYAVHHQVNWTIGLPLAVGGLMSISWGVRIAHALPERLLRGLFCGFLVFCAVMLAFKV; translated from the coding sequence ATGTATCTGGTTTTTGGTGCTGCCTTGGGAACCCTCGGCGGGCTCTTCGGCATTGGTGGCGGGTTGGTCGCAATCCCGCTGCTGGGTGTGTGGTGCGGTCTTGATCAACAGATTGCCCAAGGCACGGCGTTGGTGATGGTGGTGCCGAACGTGATGCTGGCGCTGTGGCGCTATCACCAGCGCAATCGCATCGAATTGCGGCATGCGCTGCCACTGGCCTCGATGGGGTTTTGCTTCGCCTGGATCGGTTCGATCTGGGCGGTGGGTATCGATGCGCAAACCATGCGCTTGGGCTTCGTCGCTTTCCTGATCGCTCTGTCCGCCTACAACCTGATGCGAATGTTCACCACCAACGCACCGGCCTCTTCGCAGATGCGCTATTCCTGGCCGTGGCTGGGCGTGCTCGGCGCGGCTTCCGGGACGATGGGCGGACTGTTTGGAGTGGGCGGGGCAGTGGTGGCAACGCCGGTGTTGACCAGCCTGTTTGGTACCACTCAAGTGGTTGCCCAGGGCTTGTCCCTGGCACTGGCATTGCCAAGTACGGGCGTCACCTTGATGACCTACGCGGTGCATCATCAGGTGAACTGGACGATCGGTCTGCCATTGGCGGTCGGCGGATTGATGAGCATCAGTTGGGGCGTGAGAATTGCCCACGCATTGCCGGAGCGGCTACTGCGCGGGCTGTTCTGTGGTTTTCTGGTGTTCTGTGCGGTGATGCTCGCTTTTAAAGTTTGA
- a CDS encoding LysR substrate-binding domain-containing protein, whose protein sequence is MSAYPSIDTDVLRTFVAIADQGGFTRAGEMVNRTQSAVSMQMKRLEEDVLQRQLFERDGRQVKLTAEGQVLLGYARRILKLHSEVFNTLREPHMVGTVRIGTPDDYVMRFLPGILSRFAQFYPLIQIEVHCESTRQLLQRQDLDLSIVTREPGNEIGQLLRKERFVWAEAQCFSAHEQTPLPLAMFNSDCFCRAWACNALDAMGRDYRIAYNSSSLSALMAVVSAGLAITAQLESLITPDMRILGADQGLPLLPEGSIMLIRNLNNPSPITECLAEHIVEGFKL, encoded by the coding sequence ATGTCCGCTTACCCCAGTATCGACACCGATGTTCTGCGCACCTTCGTCGCGATCGCCGACCAGGGCGGCTTCACCCGCGCTGGTGAAATGGTCAACCGCACCCAGTCCGCGGTGAGCATGCAGATGAAGCGCCTCGAAGAGGACGTATTGCAGCGCCAGCTGTTCGAACGCGACGGACGCCAGGTCAAGTTGACCGCCGAAGGCCAGGTATTGCTGGGCTATGCGCGGCGTATCCTCAAACTCCACAGCGAAGTCTTCAATACCCTGCGCGAGCCGCACATGGTCGGCACAGTACGAATCGGCACCCCCGACGATTACGTCATGCGCTTTCTGCCAGGCATCCTGTCGCGCTTCGCGCAGTTTTACCCACTGATCCAGATCGAAGTTCATTGCGAATCGACCCGGCAACTGTTGCAACGCCAAGACCTGGACCTGTCCATCGTCACCCGCGAACCAGGTAACGAGATCGGCCAATTGTTGCGCAAGGAGCGTTTTGTCTGGGCCGAGGCCCAATGCTTCAGCGCCCACGAGCAAACACCGTTGCCGCTGGCGATGTTCAACAGCGATTGTTTCTGCCGCGCCTGGGCGTGCAATGCTCTGGACGCCATGGGCCGCGATTACCGCATTGCCTACAATAGCTCCAGCCTGTCGGCATTGATGGCGGTGGTCAGCGCGGGCCTGGCCATCACCGCGCAACTGGAAAGCCTGATCACGCCGGATATGCGCATCCTCGGCGCCGATCAGGGCCTGCCCCTGTTGCCGGAAGGCAGCATCATGCTGATCCGCAACCTGAACAACCCTTCGCCGATCACCGAATGCCTGGCCGAGCACATCGTCGAAGGTTTCAAACTTTAA
- a CDS encoding DUF1127 domain-containing protein has product MKGHNEHVTQEKFSIHAVSDLLHKFSRWYELHRERELLAGLSDEALKDIGVTRADVEHEVVRPFWDDPMHK; this is encoded by the coding sequence ATGAAAGGTCACAATGAGCATGTAACGCAAGAAAAATTCTCAATCCACGCGGTATCCGATCTGCTGCACAAGTTTAGTCGCTGGTACGAACTTCACCGTGAACGTGAATTGCTGGCGGGCTTGAGCGACGAAGCACTGAAGGACATCGGCGTGACCCGTGCAGATGTTGAACATGAGGTGGTAAGACCATTCTGGGATGATCCGATGCATAAATGA
- a CDS encoding winged helix-turn-helix domain-containing protein, producing MPATLSFSLKQARRLALAAQGFNGRQPLAAIKPVQLNRLIERLGILQIDSVNALVRSHYLPLFSRLGNYSPDLLDQAAWSQGRRRTLFEYWGHEASLLPLSMFPLMRWRMQRATRGEDIYQQLARFGRERQDTIRRVLASVQELGALGAGSLSTRQERAGPWWDWSAEKHALEWLFAAGEVTVAGRRGFERLYDLPERVIPSAILQQPLLSEAQAQRGLLLHAATALGVGTEKDLRDYFRFSPADSRPRLAELVEEGDLLVCEVEGWRQPVYCPAEPKVPRKVEASALLSPFDSLIWERSRTERLFDFRYRLEIYTPQHKRIYGYYVLPFLHHERIAARVDLRAERALGRLAVHAVHVEAPGLDEAGMLALAVNLRQMADWLGLAQVQLNCPRASAARLRVALAQIEGD from the coding sequence ATGCCCGCCACACTGTCCTTTTCCCTCAAACAGGCTCGGCGTCTGGCGCTGGCCGCCCAAGGGTTCAACGGGCGCCAGCCGCTGGCGGCGATCAAACCGGTTCAGCTCAACCGGTTGATCGAGCGCCTCGGCATTCTACAGATCGATTCGGTCAATGCGTTGGTGCGTTCGCACTACCTTCCGTTGTTTTCCCGTCTTGGCAATTACTCACCCGACTTGCTCGATCAGGCTGCCTGGAGTCAGGGGCGTCGGCGCACGTTATTCGAGTATTGGGGTCACGAAGCGTCGTTGCTGCCCTTGTCGATGTTTCCCCTGATGCGTTGGCGCATGCAGCGCGCGACCCGCGGCGAAGACATCTATCAGCAACTGGCGCGTTTCGGTCGTGAACGGCAGGACACGATTCGCCGCGTGCTGGCGTCGGTTCAGGAACTCGGTGCGCTGGGTGCGGGCAGTTTGTCGACCCGTCAGGAGCGGGCAGGGCCTTGGTGGGACTGGAGCGCCGAAAAGCATGCGCTGGAATGGCTGTTCGCCGCCGGCGAAGTGACCGTGGCCGGCCGGCGTGGGTTCGAACGGCTTTATGATTTGCCGGAGCGGGTCATTCCCTCGGCGATTCTCCAGCAGCCTTTGCTCAGTGAGGCGCAGGCCCAGCGCGGGCTGTTGCTGCATGCCGCCACGGCGTTGGGCGTCGGTACGGAAAAGGACCTGCGGGATTATTTTCGCTTTAGCCCGGCAGACAGCCGACCGCGGCTGGCGGAGTTGGTCGAGGAGGGCGATCTGCTGGTGTGTGAGGTTGAAGGCTGGCGGCAACCAGTCTATTGCCCGGCTGAGCCGAAGGTGCCGCGCAAGGTCGAGGCCAGTGCGCTGCTTTCACCGTTCGACTCGCTGATCTGGGAACGCAGCCGTACCGAGCGATTGTTCGATTTCCGTTATCGGCTGGAGATTTATACCCCGCAGCACAAGCGTATCTACGGCTATTACGTATTGCCGTTTTTGCACCATGAGCGGATTGCCGCACGGGTCGACTTGCGCGCCGAGCGAGCGTTGGGTCGGCTGGCGGTGCACGCCGTGCATGTGGAAGCGCCGGGGCTGGATGAGGCGGGGATGCTGGCGTTAGCGGTCAATCTGCGGCAGATGGCCGATTGGTTGGGGCTGGCGCAGGTTCAGTTGAATTGCCCGCGGGCGAGTGCGGCAAGATTGCGGGTGGCATTGGCACAGATTGAGGGCGATTGA
- a CDS encoding class II 3-deoxy-7-phosphoheptulonate synthase, with protein sequence MSQPWSPDSWRALPIQQQPQYPDAAHLLHVEQTLASYPPLVFAGEARELRRQFAEVTQGRAFLLQGGDCAESFAEFSAAKIRDTFKVLLQMAIVMTFAAGCPVVKVGRMAGQFAKPRSANDETINGVTLPAYRGDIVNGIGFDEKSRVPDPDRLLQSYHQSTATLNLLRAFAQGGFADLHQVHKWNLDFIANSALAEKYSHLADRIDETLAFMRACGMDSSPQLRETSFFTAHEALLLNYEEAFVRRDSLTNDYYDCSAHMLWIGDRTRQLDGAHVEFLRGVHNPIGVKVGPSTNPEDLIRLIDVLNPDNDPGRLNLIARMGANKVGDHLPQLIRAVQREGKQVLWSSDPMHGNTIKASSGYKTRDFAQILGEVKQFFQVHEAEGSYAGGIHIEMTGQNVTECIGGARPITEDGLSDRYHTHCDPRMNADQSLELAFLIAETLKQVRR encoded by the coding sequence ATGAGCCAACCCTGGAGCCCTGACAGCTGGCGCGCCCTGCCGATCCAGCAACAACCTCAATACCCCGACGCGGCGCATTTGCTGCACGTCGAGCAAACCCTGGCGAGCTATCCGCCGCTGGTGTTTGCCGGTGAAGCCCGGGAGTTGCGCCGTCAGTTTGCCGAAGTGACCCAGGGCCGGGCGTTTCTGTTACAGGGCGGCGACTGCGCCGAAAGCTTCGCCGAGTTCTCCGCCGCGAAAATTCGCGACACGTTTAAAGTGTTGCTGCAAATGGCGATCGTCATGACCTTCGCCGCCGGTTGCCCGGTGGTCAAAGTCGGACGCATGGCCGGCCAGTTCGCCAAACCCCGTTCGGCCAACGATGAAACCATCAACGGCGTGACGCTGCCGGCCTACCGTGGCGACATCGTCAACGGCATCGGGTTCGACGAAAAAAGCCGTGTGCCGGACCCGGACCGCCTGTTGCAGTCTTATCACCAGTCCACCGCGACCCTGAACCTGTTGCGCGCCTTTGCCCAGGGCGGTTTTGCCGACCTGCATCAGGTGCACAAGTGGAACCTGGACTTCATCGCCAACTCGGCGCTGGCCGAAAAATACAGCCACCTGGCTGATCGCATCGATGAAACCCTGGCCTTCATGCGCGCCTGCGGCATGGACAGTTCGCCGCAACTGCGTGAAACCAGTTTCTTCACCGCCCACGAAGCGTTGCTGCTGAACTACGAAGAAGCCTTCGTACGTCGCGACAGCCTGACCAACGACTACTACGACTGCTCGGCCCACATGCTGTGGATCGGCGACCGTACCCGTCAACTGGACGGTGCTCACGTCGAATTCCTGCGCGGGGTGCACAACCCGATCGGCGTGAAGGTCGGTCCGAGCACGAACCCTGAAGACCTGATTCGTTTGATCGACGTGCTCAACCCGGACAACGACCCGGGTCGCCTGAACCTGATTGCGCGGATGGGGGCGAACAAGGTTGGCGATCACTTGCCGCAACTGATTCGCGCAGTGCAACGCGAAGGCAAGCAGGTGCTTTGGAGTTCCGACCCGATGCACGGCAACACCATCAAGGCCAGCAGCGGCTACAAGACCCGCGACTTCGCGCAGATTCTTGGCGAGGTGAAACAGTTCTTCCAGGTTCACGAAGCGGAAGGCAGTTATGCCGGCGGCATCCACATCGAAATGACCGGGCAGAACGTCACCGAATGCATCGGCGGCGCGCGGCCGATTACCGAGGATGGGTTGTCAGATCGCTACCACACCCACTGCGACCCACGGATGAATGCCGATCAGTCGCTGGAATTGGCGTTTTTGATTGCTGAAACCCTGAAGCAGGTTCGGCGGTGA
- a CDS encoding spermidine synthase, producing the protein MTEERVEHLLAEVQDEFGVIRVLEVADYRFLEFGDAIEQSCVFTADPSWLEYDYTRAMLIGALCHEQPDSALFLGLGAGTLTQACLKFLPLEDVEAIELRPDVPRLAIEYLGLDDDPRLYIRVGDALELLDTAEPADLIFVDLYTDVGPGVGHLAWSFLENCQKRLNPGGWLVINQWATDDGKPLGAALLRGLYHRHYWELPVKEGNVILIVPSELDQALDMDGLIARAEGLAPRLGYSLQSLIKDIRPAT; encoded by the coding sequence ATGACTGAGGAGCGCGTCGAGCATCTGCTCGCCGAGGTACAGGATGAGTTCGGCGTGATTCGCGTGCTGGAAGTGGCCGATTACCGTTTTCTGGAGTTCGGTGACGCCATCGAACAGAGCTGCGTGTTCACCGCCGACCCGAGCTGGCTCGAGTACGATTACACCCGGGCGATGCTGATTGGCGCGCTGTGCCACGAACAGCCGGACAGCGCGCTGTTCCTCGGGCTTGGCGCCGGCACACTGACCCAGGCCTGCCTGAAGTTCCTGCCGCTGGAAGATGTCGAAGCCATCGAGCTGCGTCCCGACGTGCCGCGGCTGGCCATCGAATACCTCGGCCTGGATGATGATCCGCGGCTGTATATCCGCGTCGGCGATGCGCTGGAGTTGCTCGATACGGCTGAACCGGCCGATCTGATTTTCGTCGATCTCTATACCGATGTCGGGCCCGGTGTCGGGCATCTGGCCTGGAGCTTTCTGGAAAACTGTCAGAAACGCTTGAATCCGGGTGGCTGGCTGGTGATCAACCAGTGGGCCACCGACGACGGCAAACCGCTGGGGGCGGCGTTGTTGCGCGGCCTCTATCATCGGCATTACTGGGAACTGCCGGTGAAGGAGGGCAACGTGATTCTGATCGTGCCATCGGAGCTGGACCAGGCGCTGGACATGGACGGGCTGATCGCTCGCGCTGAAGGTCTGGCGCCGCGATTGGGGTATTCGTTGCAGTCGTTGATCAAGGATATTCGGCCGGCGACATAA